One Polaribacter sp. SA4-12 genomic window carries:
- a CDS encoding amidohydrolase family protein — MSNSLENKSVLPFGEKGHRKLRINGHSHLLPYPEEIPQFMKDKEIFWVDDERKHMLQKGWKRPVTDSSFFLDEKLLWMEKNKIDHAVVLNLSQLYGNGLRLEEMKKALRFQNDFNAKVQREHPSKFTCGFVVHPGFIYGALDEMKRCVEELDLKVLCLPTHFMDSIGQWRSVFDEENDRIFELADKYKLAIEIHPYDGDKMIKLENTNWRFHLIWMLAQCGDAYHFYTLNGMQERFKNIRTCFAHGGQLAQMNLGRRIQGFDGRPDLFEGKTHPRKAVGHKNIFFDTLVHDTDSLGLMFKRQGTSQVLMGLDDPYPLGEMESDRQSSYPGKILDLAMEENIISEKEKGEIWEDNVLQWLFGDDEKAKQELIDKILG; from the coding sequence CAAAAGTGTTCTCCCTTTTGGGGAAAAGGGGCATCGAAAACTTCGCATAAACGGACATTCGCATTTATTACCTTATCCAGAAGAAATTCCTCAGTTTATGAAGGATAAAGAAATCTTTTGGGTAGATGATGAACGTAAACATATGTTGCAAAAAGGATGGAAACGTCCTGTAACAGATTCTAGTTTTTTCTTAGATGAGAAATTATTGTGGATGGAAAAAAACAAGATTGATCACGCTGTTGTTTTGAATCTTTCTCAGTTATATGGAAACGGTTTGCGTTTAGAAGAAATGAAAAAAGCATTGCGTTTTCAAAATGATTTTAACGCAAAAGTACAGAGAGAACATCCGTCTAAATTTACGTGTGGCTTTGTTGTGCATCCTGGTTTTATTTATGGAGCATTAGATGAAATGAAGCGTTGTGTAGAAGAATTAGATTTAAAAGTTTTGTGTTTACCAACACATTTTATGGATTCTATTGGTCAATGGCGTAGTGTTTTTGATGAAGAAAATGATCGGATTTTTGAATTGGCAGACAAATACAAATTAGCAATTGAAATTCATCCTTATGATGGCGATAAAATGATAAAATTAGAAAATACCAATTGGCGTTTTCACTTAATTTGGATGTTGGCCCAATGTGGAGATGCATATCATTTTTATACATTAAACGGAATGCAAGAACGTTTTAAAAACATTAGAACTTGTTTTGCACACGGAGGTCAATTGGCACAAATGAATTTGGGAAGAAGAATTCAAGGTTTTGATGGAAGACCAGATTTATTTGAAGGAAAAACGCATCCTAGAAAAGCAGTTGGTCATAAAAATATCTTTTTTGATACGTTGGTTCATGATACAGATTCTTTAGGATTAATGTTTAAAAGACAAGGAACAAGTCAGGTTTTAATGGGGTTAGATGATCCTTATCCTTTAGGAGAAATGGAAAGTGATAGACAATCTTCATATCCTGGAAAAATATTGGATTTAGCCATGGAAGAAAACATTATTTCTGAAAAAGAAAAAGGAGAAATCTGGGAAGACAATGTGTTGCAATGGTTGTTTGGTGATGATGAAAAAGCGAAACAAGAATTGATTGATAAAATTTTAGGATAG